A section of the Oryzias latipes chromosome 10, ASM223467v1 genome encodes:
- the tdo2 gene encoding tryptophan 2,3-dioxygenase: MSGCPYFEKRHLLFKNKPPADEDEDASQAGVNKASKGGIIYGDYLQLDKIITAQVLQSEVKGNKIHDEHLFIVTHQAYELWFKQILFELDSVREIFVSGHVRDERNMLKVNTRIHRIVMIFRLLVDQFAVLETMTALDFFDFREYLTPASGFQSLQFRLLENKIGVPDNLRVPYNRRHYRDNFKGQQSEMLLSAEQEPTLLKLVEAWLERTPGLEVDGFNFWEKLRINIYEGLSKERQKTEKMADGEEKEDRKAEQAKQREIFTSLFDEKHHDHLVSKGERRFSYKALQGALMIYFYREEPRFQVPFQLLTSLMDIDTLMTKWRYNHVCMVHRMIGSKAGTGGSSGYQYLRSTVSDRYKVFVDLFNLATFLVPRHWVPKLNPNVHTFLYTAECCDSSYCSSEESD; encoded by the exons AAACAaacctccagctgatgaggatgaggacgCCTCGCAGGCCGGTGTCAACAAGGCCAGCAAAGGAGGAATCATTTATGGGGACTACCTGCAG CTCGACAAAATAATCACAGCTCAGGTTCTGCAAAGTGAAGTGAAAGGCAACAAAATCCATGATGAGCACCTCTTCATCGTCACCCACCAAG CTTATGAGCTGTGGTTCAAGCAGATTTTGTTTGAGCTGGACTCCGTCCGAGAGATCTTCGTCAGCGGACAC gTTCGCGATGAACGCAACATGCTCAAAGTCAACACTCGTATCCACCGGATTGTGATGATCTTCAGACTGCTGGTCGACCAGTTTGCAGTTCTGGAAACCATGACAGCCCTGGACTTTTTTGACTTCAG GGAATACCTTACTCCAGCCTCCGGCTTCCAGAGTCTTCAGTTTCGGCTCTTGGAGAACAAGATCGGTGTGCCGGACAACCTGAGGGTCCCGTACAATAGACGGCACTACAGAGACAACTTCAAAGGCCAGCAGAGTGAGATGCTGCTCTCTGCCGAGCAGGAGCCGACTCTCCTGAAGCTGGTTGAG GCGTGGCTGGAAAGAACTCCGGGCTTGGAGGTGGACGGGTTCAACTTCTGGGAGAAACTGAGGATCAATATATATGAAGGATTGAGCAAAGAGAGGCAGAAAACGGAG AAAATGGCAGATGGGGAGGAAAAAGAGGATCGGAAGGCAGAGCAAGCCAAGCAGAGGGAGATCTTCACCTCTCTGTTTGATGAAAAGCATCACGACCACTTGGTCAGCAAAG GTGAGAGGCGGTTCTCCTACAAAGCTCTGCAAGGAGCGCTGATGATCTACTTCTACAG GGAGGAGCCCAGGTTCCAGGTTCCCTTCCAGCTGCTCACCTCCCTCATGGACATCGACACACTCATGACCAAATGGAGAT ACAATCATGTGTGCATGGTGCACCGtatgattggcagcaaagcggGCACAGGCGGCTCGTCTGGATACCAGTACCTCAGATCCACTGTCAG TGACCGCTACAAAGTGTTTGTGGACCTCTTCAACCTGGCAACATTCCTGGTGCCGCGCCACTGGGTGCCCAAGCTGAACCCCAACGTGCACACCTTCCTGTACACGGCGGAGTGCTGCGACAGCTCGTACTGCAGCAGCGAGGAGTCCGACTGA